A section of the Pedobacter sp. HDW13 genome encodes:
- a CDS encoding nitronate monooxygenase family protein, producing the protein MNPICKLFNIKYPIIQAGMVWCSGWKLASAVSNAGGLGIIGAGSMYPEVLREHIQKCKKATDKPFGVNIPLLYPNIQEIIDIVIDEGVKIVFSSAGNPATWTKILKDKGITVVHVIANTKFALKAEEVGVDAIVAEGFEAGGHNGREETTTLCLIPMIKAVVQIPVIAAGGIGSGKAMLAAFALGADAVQVGSAFAVAEESSAHPAFKHKIIAAAEGDTKLALKKLVPVRLLKNEFANTIAFAEAEGANRTELMELLGRARAKLGMFEGDMEEGELEIGQVSAMLKEIRPASVILEEIWQEFKIEIVRIKQLQNELDL; encoded by the coding sequence ATGAACCCAATCTGCAAACTTTTCAATATTAAATATCCCATTATCCAGGCTGGCATGGTTTGGTGTAGCGGTTGGAAACTGGCTTCTGCAGTTTCTAATGCTGGTGGTTTAGGCATTATTGGAGCAGGCTCCATGTATCCTGAGGTTTTAAGAGAACACATTCAAAAATGTAAAAAAGCTACCGATAAGCCTTTTGGTGTTAATATTCCGTTGCTGTATCCCAACATCCAGGAAATTATTGATATTGTAATTGACGAAGGTGTGAAAATTGTTTTTTCATCGGCGGGCAATCCGGCCACATGGACTAAAATTTTGAAAGATAAAGGGATTACCGTTGTTCATGTTATTGCAAACACCAAATTTGCGCTAAAAGCAGAAGAAGTGGGGGTAGATGCCATTGTTGCTGAGGGTTTTGAAGCTGGTGGGCACAATGGGCGTGAAGAAACCACCACCCTATGTTTAATTCCGATGATTAAAGCAGTGGTGCAGATTCCTGTAATTGCAGCAGGTGGTATAGGCAGTGGAAAAGCCATGCTGGCAGCCTTTGCTTTAGGTGCTGATGCTGTTCAGGTGGGATCGGCTTTTGCTGTGGCCGAAGAATCGTCGGCACACCCGGCATTTAAGCATAAAATTATTGCAGCAGCTGAGGGTGATACCAAACTTGCCTTGAAAAAACTGGTTCCGGTACGGTTATTAAAAAATGAATTTGCCAATACCATTGCTTTTGCCGAAGCTGAGGGAGCTAACCGGACAGAGTTAATGGAACTTTTAGGCCGGGCGAGAGCAAAACTGGGTATGTTTGAAGGTGACATGGAAGAAGGTGAACTTGAAATTGGTCAGGTTTCGGCCATGCTAAAAGAAATCAGGCCTGCAAGCGTTATACTCGAAGAAATATGGCAGGAGTTTAAAATTGAAATAGTACGAATTAAACAATTGCAAAACGAATTGGACTTATAA
- a CDS encoding amidohydrolase family protein, which yields MLKYFSADWIFPVSSSPIKNGVIAVNAAGEIQQVLTAATAKNLDVGHHKGAIVPGFINTHCHLELSHMLGLIPEKTGLVEFVQSIIKSRQSDTLQIELAMQKADQQMFENGIVAVGDIANQIVSKAIKQNSKIHYYTFVEAMGFNPERAAAIMDYTKGIREAFSPLSAAVVPHAPYSVSPELFRLINTEAQNEGSLISVHNQETVDENAFFEDKTGGFLALYQFLGLDISFFEPTKKTSLQSWLPYIAKQKTLLVHNTVSNRADVEFAKQNNSNLYWCLCPLANLYIENALPDVDLLVEEGVKITLGTDSLASNHQLNILAEMKTLQEYKQVDFEKLLQWATINGAEFLGLDERLGTIEIGKTPGLNLVQLSEGFIIESDQVTRLI from the coding sequence ATGCTTAAATACTTTTCTGCCGATTGGATTTTTCCTGTAAGTAGTTCGCCAATTAAAAATGGTGTAATTGCGGTAAATGCCGCCGGTGAAATACAACAGGTGTTAACTGCTGCAACGGCAAAAAATCTGGATGTAGGTCATCATAAAGGCGCTATTGTTCCCGGCTTTATCAATACGCATTGCCATTTAGAGCTTTCGCACATGCTGGGGTTGATACCGGAAAAGACTGGTTTGGTAGAATTTGTTCAATCTATTATTAAAAGCAGGCAGAGCGATACCTTACAGATTGAATTGGCTATGCAAAAGGCTGATCAGCAAATGTTTGAAAACGGGATTGTTGCCGTTGGCGATATTGCTAACCAGATCGTTTCAAAAGCAATAAAGCAAAACAGTAAAATACACTACTATACTTTTGTAGAGGCAATGGGCTTTAATCCCGAACGTGCAGCGGCAATAATGGATTATACCAAAGGAATTAGAGAGGCATTTAGTCCGCTCTCAGCTGCTGTGGTTCCCCATGCACCATATTCTGTTTCTCCTGAATTGTTCAGGTTAATTAATACCGAAGCACAAAATGAAGGGAGTTTAATCAGTGTACATAATCAGGAAACTGTTGATGAAAATGCTTTTTTTGAAGATAAAACAGGCGGGTTTTTAGCTTTGTACCAATTTTTGGGATTGGACATTTCGTTTTTCGAACCCACTAAAAAAACATCGTTGCAAAGCTGGCTGCCTTATATAGCGAAACAAAAAACCTTGCTGGTACACAATACAGTTTCGAACCGGGCCGACGTGGAGTTTGCCAAACAAAACAATTCAAATTTATACTGGTGCCTTTGTCCGCTGGCCAACTTATATATAGAAAATGCGTTGCCCGATGTTGATCTACTTGTAGAGGAAGGTGTGAAAATTACTTTAGGGACCGATAGTCTGGCCAGTAACCATCAGCTTAATATATTAGCCGAAATGAAAACCCTTCAGGAATATAAACAGGTTGATTTTGAAAAACTTTTACAATGGGCAACCATTAATGGTGCCGAATTTCTTGGATTGGATGAACGGTTAGGTACGATAGAAATTGGTAAAACACCAGGGTTAAACCTCGTACAGCTTTCAGAAGGTTTTATTATTGAAAGTGATCAAGTAACAAGATTAATTTAG
- a CDS encoding sigma-54 dependent transcriptional regulator has translation MARILILEDDTTFAQLLEGFLTKNDHAITLVTHVKQSFKQIENNEFELLLIDYRLPDGTGFDVLNHLRDQGISIPVIIMTSFNDVRTAVRSIQLGAFDYITKPVNPDELLMVIKNSLAKKDLKSTEPEQINSDFIKGKSAIADKLYGHINLVAPTDMSVIIQGESGTGKEFAARTLHQQSKRADKPFVAIDCGALSKDLAASELFGHIKGAFTGALNDKKGQFEAANGGTLFLDEVGNLSYEVQIKLLRALQERVIQPLGSTKQIPVNVRIVTATNDDLANSIQQGEFREDLYHRLNEFKIQLPPLRERGGDLELFINHFIQLANRDLERNVKSVSAEAKSLLLHYDWPGNLRELSNVIKRMVLLSPGEVAQIEALPDEMMIAVHQQTQPGSSSDLKAVNEQNEKTLIAETLIKVKHNKSKAAKMLNIDRKTLYAKMERYGIE, from the coding sequence ATGGCGAGAATCCTGATTTTAGAAGATGATACTACTTTTGCTCAATTACTTGAAGGTTTTTTAACAAAAAACGATCACGCGATTACCCTTGTAACCCATGTAAAACAGTCTTTTAAACAGATTGAAAATAACGAATTTGAACTACTATTAATCGATTACCGCCTGCCAGATGGAACTGGCTTTGATGTGCTTAACCACCTTCGTGATCAGGGGATATCCATTCCGGTAATTATTATGACCAGCTTTAATGATGTGCGTACCGCTGTAAGATCTATCCAGCTAGGTGCATTCGATTATATTACCAAACCGGTTAATCCAGATGAGCTTTTAATGGTAATTAAGAACTCTTTAGCTAAAAAGGATTTAAAAAGCACGGAACCTGAACAGATAAACAGCGATTTTATAAAAGGCAAAAGTGCCATTGCCGATAAACTATACGGCCACATTAACCTGGTAGCACCTACCGATATGTCGGTAATTATTCAGGGTGAAAGTGGTACCGGAAAAGAATTTGCAGCCCGAACGTTGCATCAGCAGAGTAAACGTGCCGACAAGCCCTTTGTGGCAATAGATTGTGGCGCATTATCGAAAGATTTGGCAGCCAGCGAATTATTCGGGCATATTAAAGGAGCTTTTACCGGTGCTTTAAACGATAAAAAAGGACAGTTCGAAGCGGCAAACGGCGGAACCCTATTTTTAGATGAAGTTGGAAACCTGAGTTACGAAGTGCAGATTAAACTACTGCGGGCTTTACAGGAAAGAGTAATCCAGCCGCTGGGCAGCACCAAACAAATTCCGGTTAATGTTCGCATCGTTACCGCTACCAACGATGATTTGGCCAACAGCATACAGCAGGGAGAGTTTCGCGAAGATTTATACCACCGTTTGAACGAATTTAAAATCCAGCTTCCGCCTTTACGCGAGCGGGGGGGTGATCTTGAATTATTCATCAATCATTTTATACAACTGGCGAACCGTGACCTTGAACGTAACGTTAAAAGCGTATCGGCCGAGGCAAAATCACTTCTACTCCATTACGATTGGCCGGGTAACCTGCGCGAGTTAAGCAATGTAATTAAACGAATGGTTTTGCTAAGTCCGGGCGAGGTGGCGCAGATAGAAGCCCTACCAGATGAAATGATGATTGCTGTTCATCAGCAAACGCAGCCCGGAAGTTCTTCTGATTTAAAGGCTGTTAATGAACAGAACGAAAAAACACTCATTGCCGAAACGCTGATTAAAGTTAAGCACAACAAATCAAAAGCGGCAAAAATGTTAAATATCGATCGCAAAACCTTATATGCGAAAATGGAGCGTTACGGTATTGAGTAA